One Chitinivibrionales bacterium genomic window carries:
- the mutL gene encoding DNA mismatch repair endonuclease MutL, with product MAPMRNHIEILPRPVVEKIAAGEVIERPSSVLKELIENSIDAEAEKIEITVEDAGFALIRVADNGVGMSSDDLSRCLIRYATSKITSADDLFAVATLGFRGEALASIGAVSRMEIISSDSDSGLGTKVNSQGGEKSEPEPESHVQGTTITVRDLFFNVPARKKFMKSRKAERMNMLKMIEQVAIAFPTIHFKAWFDGKRVFDTPPVDSPRMRIAQVAGTEFAKDLIECRNSRAEMGLLLYVTPPTHASARPRYQNLYVNLRRADNDSVAYAVKEAYRRFITTQYRPAYFCFLDIDPSKVDVNVHPTKKTIKFDDEKSLFSFVFASLQSAVDTNLRPGNDELPYPDFHPPESQGRYSVVREESSSLDTKSPEQLSPTLFSSVTVDQHGNIPQPQASLQFTYKSDKTEKQLDGTMDNTVQLSENEKKIFHDLISCYQIHETYILAPIKNGILLIDQHAAHERVIYEQTLSDLRNGRTESQQLLFPITIELTASEKSVVNSSSDYFKAFGYDIQDFGGNTVAVAAIPAFLKDSDVEYSIRTMVQYLLDEDDSRRISEPEKRYASAFACGTAVRAGQKLDQEEMNGLLNSLFAAENPYTCPHGRPTVVRISLNELSRRFLR from the coding sequence ATGGCGCCGATGAGAAATCATATCGAAATTCTTCCCCGCCCGGTTGTAGAAAAGATCGCTGCCGGTGAGGTCATTGAGCGGCCGTCATCAGTGCTCAAAGAGCTGATCGAAAATTCAATCGATGCTGAGGCGGAAAAAATTGAAATCACTGTCGAGGATGCCGGTTTTGCATTAATCCGGGTTGCCGACAACGGTGTTGGTATGTCAAGCGATGATCTTTCCCGTTGTTTGATCCGGTATGCGACAAGCAAAATAACGTCTGCCGACGACCTCTTTGCTGTTGCCACCCTGGGATTCAGGGGGGAAGCGCTGGCAAGTATCGGTGCCGTGAGTAGAATGGAAATTATTTCAAGCGATTCGGACAGCGGCCTCGGAACTAAGGTGAATAGTCAGGGAGGCGAAAAATCAGAACCGGAACCCGAATCCCATGTACAGGGCACTACAATCACGGTTCGCGATCTGTTTTTTAATGTACCGGCGCGCAAAAAATTCATGAAATCCCGCAAGGCAGAGCGAATGAATATGCTCAAAATGATCGAACAGGTCGCTATCGCTTTTCCCACGATCCATTTCAAAGCCTGGTTTGATGGTAAACGGGTATTTGATACACCACCGGTCGATTCTCCACGAATGCGGATAGCTCAGGTTGCGGGAACCGAATTTGCCAAAGATTTAATCGAGTGCAGAAACAGCAGAGCTGAGATGGGGCTTCTTCTCTATGTCACCCCCCCCACGCATGCATCGGCCCGCCCGCGATACCAGAATCTCTATGTGAACCTTCGACGGGCAGATAACGATTCGGTCGCCTATGCTGTCAAAGAAGCCTACCGCCGGTTTATAACAACCCAGTACCGTCCGGCATATTTCTGTTTTCTGGATATCGATCCATCCAAAGTCGATGTCAATGTTCATCCGACAAAAAAAACTATCAAATTCGATGATGAAAAATCATTGTTTTCCTTTGTTTTTGCATCACTGCAATCGGCAGTCGATACCAATCTCAGGCCGGGCAATGATGAGCTTCCTTATCCGGATTTTCACCCTCCGGAATCACAGGGTCGATACTCTGTTGTCCGGGAAGAATCCTCATCGTTGGATACAAAATCACCCGAACAGCTTTCTCCAACACTCTTTTCTTCAGTTACTGTCGATCAGCACGGCAATATCCCTCAACCGCAAGCATCACTGCAATTTACCTATAAATCCGACAAAACGGAAAAACAACTTGATGGAACCATGGATAATACAGTACAATTATCAGAGAACGAAAAAAAGATTTTTCATGATCTGATCTCATGTTATCAAATCCATGAGACCTATATATTAGCGCCGATAAAAAATGGTATCCTGCTCATCGATCAGCACGCTGCTCATGAACGGGTTATCTACGAACAGACGCTTTCCGATTTAAGGAATGGGCGAACCGAATCTCAACAGCTGCTGTTTCCAATCACAATTGAACTCACAGCTTCAGAGAAGTCAGTTGTGAATTCATCGAGCGACTATTTTAAAGCATTTGGTTATGATATCCAGGATTTTGGCGGTAACACAGTAGCCGTTGCGGCAATTCCGGCTTTTTTAAAAGACTCTGATGTGGAGTATTCAATACGAACTATGGTACAATATCTTCTTGATGAAGATGATTCCCGTCGAATATCAGAACCGGAGAAAAGGTATGCAAGCGCCTTTGCCTGCGGCACCGCTGTCCGGGCCGGTCAGAAACTCGATCAGGAAGAAATGAACGGATTGCTCAACAGTCTTTTCGCCGCTGAAAATCCCTATACCTGTCCCCATGGACGGCCCACTGTTGTACGAATATCTCTCAATGAACTTTCCCGCAGGTTCCTGCGGTAA